A window from Aquabacterium sp. NJ1 encodes these proteins:
- a CDS encoding helicase-related protein, with protein sequence MLRDALRLTLRAGAGPFRSFGNIAVEPRGYQLVPLLMALRLSTVRLLIADDVGIGKTVEAGLIARELMDRGEIARLAVLCPPHLVEQWQSELETRFNLYAVALTAASAARVERELPHGVGLFDHHPVVVVSLDYIKSERNREQFLATAPECIIVDEAHTCASSGAGKQLRFELLQRLARDVHRHLLLLTATPHSGDEVAFYNLLSLLDQRFQALQGRMSTSDPLRQELARHFVQRRRKDIAEWQTETHDGRGFARRMKTELTYQLSGEWGSFFDAVQDYCRELAETAERDGTTGGSGLMWYATLALLRCVASSPAAAVKALTTRLEGSVSADELLTDERLHDGEADDLSGSDLEPPAQLQDASRLQALITTAQRLSGQSGDPKLAALLQHTGQLLKDGYHPVVFCRYIATAHYVAEHLKVMFPNVAIEAITGELTPEERRERVEDMGEADSRILVATDCLSEGINLQHLFTAVVHYDLAWNPTRHEQREGRVDRFGQQAPEVRCTMLYGQDNPIDGFVLKVILRKGEAIQKELGVMVPLPEDDARINQALVKAALMRREHHPENKTPQIAFDFGEPERLLAPLQGKWQDALDKAKANRTVFAQRRIRPDEVLPEWHKQQQALGSQADVKRFLQSACVRLGSPLESARRANQARFTPQHLPEALRLRLADEGLDAAQLIDFDELHRSHPLVGLLAQHLLEDALGSTQPVASRCAATLTNDVDVATTLYLLRVRHQLSYVRRREPFQMMAEETVALAVRGRANPEWLSDEHAARLIECNPSGNLSAEAVQREVSQAIEFMAAHPQQLHALAQQRADALLADHKRVREAARDVGQYNVKPCLPVDVMGVYVLLPDSL encoded by the coding sequence TTGCTGCGCGATGCATTGCGCCTCACCTTGCGTGCTGGCGCAGGCCCCTTCCGCTCATTCGGCAACATTGCCGTGGAGCCCCGTGGCTACCAACTTGTGCCGTTGTTGATGGCTTTGCGCCTGTCCACCGTTCGGCTGCTAATTGCGGATGACGTTGGCATCGGCAAGACCGTCGAAGCTGGGTTGATTGCGCGTGAGCTGATGGACCGTGGTGAGATCGCCCGCTTGGCCGTGCTGTGCCCGCCGCACTTGGTTGAGCAATGGCAGTCCGAGCTGGAGACACGCTTTAACCTGTACGCTGTCGCCCTCACTGCGGCATCAGCAGCCCGGGTGGAACGAGAGCTGCCGCATGGTGTGGGCTTGTTCGATCATCACCCCGTGGTTGTTGTGAGCCTGGACTACATCAAGAGCGAACGCAACCGCGAGCAGTTCTTGGCCACGGCTCCAGAATGCATCATCGTAGATGAGGCGCACACCTGCGCCAGCAGTGGCGCTGGCAAGCAACTGCGCTTCGAATTGCTGCAACGCCTTGCCAGAGATGTGCACCGCCACCTGCTTTTGCTCACGGCCACCCCGCACTCGGGCGACGAGGTCGCTTTCTACAACCTGTTGTCATTGCTGGATCAGCGTTTCCAAGCATTGCAGGGGCGCATGTCAACCAGCGACCCGCTGCGTCAGGAGTTGGCTCGTCACTTTGTGCAAAGGCGTCGCAAAGACATCGCCGAGTGGCAAACCGAAACCCACGATGGTCGTGGATTTGCACGGCGCATGAAAACGGAGCTCACCTACCAACTCAGTGGTGAGTGGGGGAGCTTTTTTGATGCAGTGCAAGACTACTGCCGCGAGCTTGCCGAAACTGCTGAGCGTGATGGTACTACAGGTGGTTCGGGGCTCATGTGGTACGCCACTTTGGCTTTGCTGCGCTGCGTGGCATCGTCGCCAGCGGCGGCGGTCAAAGCTCTGACCACTCGGCTGGAAGGCTCCGTGTCAGCAGATGAATTGTTGACCGATGAGCGCTTGCATGACGGCGAAGCAGATGACCTGTCTGGCAGTGACCTGGAGCCGCCAGCCCAACTGCAAGACGCTTCTCGCTTGCAGGCATTGATCACCACGGCTCAGCGCCTCTCTGGTCAATCGGGCGACCCCAAGCTGGCAGCGCTCCTCCAACACACAGGTCAGTTGCTCAAAGACGGCTATCACCCCGTGGTGTTCTGCCGGTACATCGCCACCGCACACTATGTGGCGGAGCATCTCAAAGTCATGTTCCCCAATGTTGCCATCGAGGCCATCACCGGTGAATTAACGCCGGAAGAACGGCGCGAGCGGGTGGAGGACATGGGTGAGGCAGACAGCCGAATACTGGTCGCCACCGACTGCCTGTCAGAGGGCATCAACCTGCAGCACTTGTTCACCGCCGTCGTCCACTATGACCTGGCCTGGAACCCCACGCGCCACGAGCAGCGGGAAGGCCGGGTGGATCGATTTGGTCAGCAGGCGCCCGAGGTACGCTGCACCATGCTCTATGGGCAAGACAACCCCATTGACGGGTTTGTTTTGAAGGTCATCTTGCGCAAGGGCGAAGCCATCCAGAAGGAGCTGGGGGTGATGGTGCCCTTGCCTGAGGACGATGCTCGGATTAACCAGGCGTTGGTCAAAGCCGCGCTCATGCGCCGAGAGCATCACCCAGAGAACAAGACGCCACAGATTGCCTTCGACTTCGGTGAACCTGAGCGCCTGCTGGCGCCCTTGCAGGGAAAATGGCAAGACGCGTTGGATAAGGCCAAGGCAAACCGAACCGTGTTTGCACAACGCCGTATTCGCCCTGATGAGGTACTACCAGAATGGCACAAGCAGCAACAAGCCCTTGGCTCCCAAGCGGATGTGAAGCGCTTTCTGCAAAGTGCTTGCGTGCGTCTGGGGTCTCCATTGGAGAGTGCCCGTCGGGCCAATCAGGCCCGCTTCACACCGCAACACCTGCCAGAGGCCTTGCGCCTGCGCCTTGCAGACGAGGGGCTGGATGCCGCCCAGCTGATTGACTTTGATGAACTCCATCGCAGCCACCCCCTGGTGGGGCTGTTGGCCCAGCACCTGTTGGAAGATGCCCTGGGTAGCACTCAGCCTGTAGCTTCTCGATGTGCCGCCACGCTGACGAATGATGTGGACGTGGCTACAACGCTGTACCTGCTGCGTGTTCGCCACCAACTTAGCTACGTGCGCCGACGTGAGCCTTTCCAGATGATGGCTGAAGAGACCGTCGCTCTGGCCGTGCGTGGCCGCGCCAACCCAGAGTGGTTGTCAGATGAACATGCTGCTCGGTTGATTGAGTGCAACCCCAGTGGCAACTTGTCCGCTGAAGCAGTGCAGCGCGAGGTCAGCCAAGCCATTGAGTTCATGGCTGCCCACCCTCAGCAATTGCATGCGCTGGCCCAGCAGCGCGCCGATGCCTTGCTTGCCGATCACAAGCGTGTGCGAGAGGCTGCGCGTGACGTGGGTCAGTACAACGTCAAGCCCTGTCTGCCTGTGGACGTCATGGGCGTGTATGTGCTTCTGCCTGATTCGCTGTAA
- a CDS encoding plasmid partitioning protein RepB C-terminal domain-containing protein encodes MTKASKNQVEMIPIDEIIVANPRVRNSRIHQEITDNISAVGLKRPITVRRLSHGAEKSYALVCGQGRLESCKSLGHEHIPAIVVDANEEVGHVMSIVENIARRTPRASETIEQVTVLRARGYSDAEVGKKIGCSASWVNNVATLLERGEKRLLAATEAGHVPLHVAVQISRASETEAQQLLHDAYERGDLKGKKISVMRRILEHRMRSGKRHGPEVYGAKNPSRHLSPEDLAKLYQRNTDEHRRIQKKAEHAQESLMLSKQIFKELFTSTDFCALLKAEKLTSVPQPLAENAQIGGLF; translated from the coding sequence AAGTCGAGATGATTCCCATCGACGAGATCATTGTCGCCAACCCTCGCGTCCGCAACAGCCGGATCCATCAGGAAATCACCGACAACATTTCTGCTGTCGGCCTCAAACGCCCGATCACGGTCAGACGCCTGTCTCACGGGGCGGAAAAGTCCTATGCACTGGTTTGTGGTCAGGGCAGACTGGAGTCGTGCAAATCGCTTGGCCACGAGCACATACCAGCCATCGTGGTGGACGCTAACGAAGAGGTCGGGCACGTGATGAGCATCGTCGAGAACATTGCACGCCGTACACCCCGCGCCAGCGAAACAATAGAGCAAGTGACCGTTCTCCGTGCAAGGGGGTACAGCGATGCCGAGGTGGGCAAGAAAATTGGCTGCTCCGCATCGTGGGTGAACAATGTCGCCACCCTCCTGGAGCGTGGCGAGAAACGCCTGCTTGCGGCGACAGAGGCCGGTCACGTGCCGTTGCATGTGGCGGTTCAAATCTCACGTGCATCTGAAACCGAAGCTCAACAACTGCTGCACGACGCCTACGAGAGGGGTGACCTCAAGGGGAAGAAGATCAGCGTGATGCGCCGGATCCTGGAGCATCGCATGCGCAGCGGCAAGCGCCATGGACCGGAGGTCTATGGCGCAAAGAACCCCTCCCGACATCTGAGCCCCGAAGACCTTGCGAAGCTGTACCAGCGCAATACCGACGAGCACAGGCGAATCCAGAAGAAGGCTGAGCATGCGCAAGAGTCCTTGATGCTGTCAAAGCAGATTTTCAAGGAGCTGTTCACGAGCACAGATTTCTGTGCGTTGCTGAAAGCCGAGAAGTTGACCAGCGTTCCTCAGCCGCTGGCCGAGAACGCCCAGATCGGAGGGCTCTTCTGA
- a CDS encoding plasmid partitioning protein RepB C-terminal domain-containing protein, which translates to MERANKPLKLGFERDLVEVSLNLLLGSKPQPATLKQSVKYSQIRASIKAIGIVEPLAVIPHPAHQGSYMVLDGHLRLEALKELQSESALCLISKDDEAYTYNKRVNRLSAIQEHRMIVRAVDRGVSPETLANALDISKAAIIARFKLLDGICDEAIRLLADKPASRSMFNVLRQMKPLRQIDVSKSMIDLNNYSVKMAMAMLQATAPEQLVDAVRIKNQQSSSSDTLNRLRRELAAVQADTKLLEERYGPDNLQLVIIKTYIKTLLENAKVVRWLARNHGEYLHQLQLIADLENLAT; encoded by the coding sequence ATGGAACGCGCAAACAAACCATTGAAGCTGGGCTTCGAGCGCGATCTGGTCGAGGTCTCCCTGAACCTGCTTCTGGGCTCAAAGCCTCAGCCCGCAACACTCAAGCAGAGCGTTAAATACTCGCAGATCCGGGCATCCATCAAAGCCATCGGGATCGTCGAGCCCCTGGCCGTGATCCCACATCCGGCACATCAAGGGTCGTACATGGTTCTTGACGGTCACCTCCGACTCGAAGCGCTCAAGGAGTTGCAATCCGAAAGCGCTTTGTGCCTCATCTCGAAAGACGATGAGGCCTACACGTACAACAAAAGAGTCAATCGGCTATCGGCCATTCAAGAGCACCGCATGATTGTGCGCGCGGTGGATCGTGGCGTCTCCCCCGAGACACTGGCCAATGCCCTGGACATTTCCAAGGCGGCCATCATTGCCCGATTCAAGCTGCTTGATGGCATCTGCGACGAAGCCATTCGCCTTCTGGCCGACAAGCCGGCCTCCAGGTCGATGTTCAACGTGCTGCGCCAGATGAAGCCACTGCGCCAAATCGACGTTTCCAAGTCGATGATTGACCTGAACAACTACTCGGTCAAGATGGCCATGGCCATGTTGCAAGCCACCGCGCCAGAACAGTTGGTGGATGCGGTCCGAATCAAGAACCAGCAGAGCAGCTCCTCAGATACGCTCAACCGGTTGCGGCGGGAACTCGCTGCGGTTCAGGCAGACACGAAGCTGCTGGAGGAGCGCTATGGGCCTGACAACCTGCAACTGGTGATCATCAAGACGTACATCAAGACCCTGCTTGAAAACGCCAAGGTCGTCCGTTGGCTTGCGCGGAATCATGGTGAATACCTTCATCAACTGCAGCTGATTGCAGACCTTGAGAACTTGGCTACTTAG
- a CDS encoding N-6 DNA methylase, whose amino-acid sequence MKRTRNSKRQAALNLPTIQLEGSLFLPDQLEKAAQGRATDQTEVDYGVPKGVKLKDEYSRSFQIAKAQWQHFAAQMERTDLDAHRLTIGFVHELLRDALGYAPLQHATAVEVGALAYPISVISGQVAVLVAPHDLGLDDPDVRFAVVGGGNRKKSAFQTMQELLNASPEHTWGMVSNGKQLRLLRDAASLTRPTYLEFDLADLLGGQRYAEFANVWRLLHASRSPQAAGTACVWERWREAGKAEGTRVRDGLRNGVEKALLTFGEGFLQHPVNEALRTALNDGSLSKDAYFQQLLRLIYRLIFVFTVEERGVLHPLDDSAEALAARKAYGEGYALHRLRELCLKRRARNRHDDHWQAICIVWRGLAQGEARLALPALGGLFAIDQCPHLDTASLHNTHLLTALQHLRWAVTTQGKTSNLTPVDYRNMGPEELGSVYESLLELVPSIDLPARRFGFVGITEEGSTAGNARKTSGSYYTPDSLVQELIKSALDPVIEQRLQARTDNPTEALLSIRVVDPACGSGHFLLAAARRLAEKLAQLRSIESGQEGAVRPQDYRHALREVVARCIFGVDRNPMAIELARTALWLEGFEEGRPLSFLDHHLQVGDALLGLTDLKALELGIAKDAFKPLSGDDKEVCKQLAKANAAALKDLAKKREARAFGQMDVPSQSGSGLAELQALEALPEYSTAQISAKAAAYGAYLSQARSGHLAQAAHLLLGAYLLAKRVDTASRIPTTATLYLTLQGAPLPADQHGALAASQAACSEARVFHWPLAFPQVFAQGGFDCVLGNPPWERIKLQEEEFFATRHRDVALAKNKAERAQRIQWLSEGRLAKQLFPQHEHPPHECEAEQRLHGEFISARRTAEAASLYAHVKGEDGGRYPLTGVGDVNTYALFAETISQIMASSGRAGFIVPTGIATDDGTKAYFAHHTQQGKLISIKSFENEKFIFPDVHHSFRFCMMTIGRADQAEFVFFAQNVDQIHDPRRRFRLTPDEFKLISPNSLTCPVLRSEMDAALTKKLYRASPILIDDNKPDGNAWGLRFHSRLFHMAEDSHHFRESATPGRLALYEAKMIHHYDHRWATYGSNGESSDVPVDQKKDPSFTVLPRYWIEQNEIELRLGERGWGRNWLIGWRDITSAHVLRTVIATVIPRLALGNTVPFLMSEQSPPKLACLLANLSSLVLDFVARVKVGGTHLTYGYLKQFPILPPDRYDETSLAFIVPRVLELTYTAHDLKAWAQDLGFEGAPFKFDPDRRAEIRGELDAYYARLYDLHEDELRYILDPADVMGADYPSETFRVLKNREMKEFGEYRTQRLVLREFRRMAIADANGQPYTSLLNPPPGVHPLPSYSAHGVIQDETDAHLAGLLITLIEQGQRLPRRELNDVFVLAGQTELHERLLDAQGLGLLRSFMQSHTGIFDIERVAGNRVQERLRHFETRGVIRLISAGDLVERIVTVPLPAEVRVSAQTAPVATLLAAAAKQAFAAIAPTADTQAATPSMKQA is encoded by the coding sequence ATGAAACGCACCCGCAACAGCAAACGTCAGGCTGCACTGAATCTGCCCACCATTCAGTTGGAAGGCAGCTTGTTCTTGCCTGACCAGTTGGAGAAAGCCGCCCAAGGCCGCGCAACGGATCAAACTGAGGTGGACTATGGCGTCCCGAAAGGCGTCAAGCTAAAGGACGAATACAGCCGGTCCTTCCAGATTGCCAAAGCACAGTGGCAGCACTTTGCTGCCCAGATGGAGCGAACCGATCTGGATGCCCATCGCCTCACCATCGGCTTTGTGCACGAACTGCTGCGCGACGCACTGGGCTATGCCCCATTGCAACACGCTACTGCGGTTGAGGTTGGGGCCTTGGCTTACCCCATCAGCGTGATCTCGGGTCAAGTGGCGGTTCTGGTCGCACCACATGACCTTGGTCTCGACGATCCAGATGTGCGCTTTGCCGTTGTGGGCGGCGGCAATCGCAAAAAATCTGCGTTCCAGACCATGCAAGAGCTGCTGAACGCCAGCCCAGAGCACACCTGGGGCATGGTGAGCAACGGCAAGCAACTGCGCTTGTTGCGCGATGCAGCCTCGCTCACCCGTCCCACTTATCTGGAATTCGATCTGGCCGATCTGTTGGGTGGTCAGCGTTATGCAGAGTTCGCCAACGTGTGGCGCCTGCTGCATGCCAGCCGTTCACCTCAAGCTGCTGGCACCGCGTGTGTTTGGGAGCGATGGCGTGAGGCGGGCAAAGCAGAGGGTACGCGAGTACGCGACGGCCTGCGCAATGGGGTTGAGAAAGCCCTGCTCACTTTTGGCGAAGGCTTCTTGCAGCACCCAGTCAACGAAGCGCTCCGTACTGCGCTCAATGACGGCAGCTTGAGCAAAGATGCTTATTTCCAGCAACTGTTGCGGCTGATCTATCGGTTGATCTTTGTGTTCACCGTAGAAGAACGAGGCGTGTTGCATCCGCTGGATGACAGCGCTGAAGCGCTGGCAGCGCGCAAAGCTTATGGAGAGGGCTACGCGCTGCATCGCCTTCGTGAGCTTTGCCTCAAGCGCCGCGCACGCAACCGACACGACGACCATTGGCAAGCCATCTGCATCGTTTGGCGAGGCCTGGCCCAAGGCGAGGCGCGTCTGGCCTTGCCCGCGCTGGGCGGACTGTTCGCGATAGATCAGTGCCCGCACCTGGATACCGCCAGTTTGCACAATACGCATCTTCTGACAGCACTGCAGCACTTGCGCTGGGCAGTGACCACACAAGGCAAGACCAGCAACCTCACCCCGGTGGACTACCGCAACATGGGGCCAGAGGAGCTTGGCAGCGTTTATGAGAGCCTGTTGGAACTGGTGCCATCCATCGACCTGCCTGCACGCCGCTTCGGCTTTGTCGGTATCACCGAGGAAGGCAGCACTGCGGGCAACGCGCGCAAGACTTCAGGCAGCTACTACACCCCCGACAGCCTGGTGCAAGAGCTGATCAAAAGCGCGCTCGACCCTGTCATCGAGCAGCGCCTGCAGGCCCGCACCGACAACCCCACCGAAGCATTGCTGTCCATCCGTGTAGTGGACCCTGCCTGCGGCAGCGGTCACTTCCTGCTGGCAGCCGCGCGCCGCCTTGCGGAGAAGCTAGCCCAACTGCGCAGCATCGAGAGTGGGCAAGAGGGCGCAGTACGCCCCCAAGACTACCGCCATGCTCTGCGCGAAGTGGTTGCGCGCTGCATTTTCGGGGTGGACCGCAACCCCATGGCCATTGAACTGGCCCGCACCGCTTTGTGGCTGGAAGGGTTCGAAGAAGGGCGCCCGCTCAGCTTCCTCGACCACCACCTGCAAGTGGGCGACGCGCTGCTGGGATTGACTGACCTTAAGGCACTGGAACTCGGCATTGCCAAAGACGCCTTCAAGCCGTTGAGTGGCGACGACAAAGAGGTGTGTAAGCAGCTCGCCAAAGCCAACGCCGCCGCGCTGAAAGACCTGGCCAAGAAGCGCGAGGCTCGCGCCTTTGGCCAGATGGACGTTCCCAGCCAATCTGGCAGCGGCTTAGCTGAGCTGCAAGCCCTGGAGGCCCTGCCGGAGTACAGCACCGCGCAAATCTCCGCCAAGGCGGCGGCCTATGGCGCCTACCTGAGCCAAGCCCGGAGCGGCCACCTGGCGCAGGCCGCTCACCTGCTGCTGGGAGCCTACCTGTTGGCGAAGCGGGTCGATACCGCCAGCCGCATCCCCACCACCGCCACCCTCTATCTCACCTTGCAAGGCGCGCCCCTTCCGGCCGACCAGCACGGCGCCCTGGCTGCATCGCAAGCCGCTTGCAGCGAGGCCCGCGTGTTTCATTGGCCGCTGGCCTTTCCGCAGGTGTTTGCGCAAGGTGGCTTTGACTGCGTGCTGGGCAACCCGCCGTGGGAGCGCATCAAGCTGCAAGAGGAAGAGTTTTTCGCCACCCGCCATCGCGATGTGGCCCTGGCCAAGAACAAGGCCGAGCGCGCCCAGCGCATCCAGTGGCTGAGCGAGGGCCGTCTAGCCAAGCAACTTTTCCCGCAGCACGAGCATCCGCCGCATGAGTGTGAAGCCGAGCAGCGGCTTCACGGCGAATTCATCAGCGCCCGTCGCACGGCGGAAGCCGCCAGCCTGTATGCCCACGTGAAGGGGGAAGATGGCGGACGCTATCCGCTCACCGGCGTGGGAGATGTGAATACCTACGCGCTTTTCGCTGAAACCATCAGCCAAATTATGGCGTCCAGCGGACGGGCTGGATTTATCGTGCCTACCGGTATTGCAACCGACGATGGCACAAAAGCCTATTTCGCACATCACACACAGCAAGGGAAGTTAATCAGCATTAAATCATTCGAGAATGAAAAATTCATATTTCCGGATGTGCATCACTCCTTCCGCTTCTGTATGATGACAATAGGAAGGGCCGACCAGGCAGAATTTGTTTTTTTTGCTCAGAACGTCGATCAAATTCACGATCCACGACGTCGCTTCCGCCTAACCCCTGATGAATTCAAGCTTATAAGTCCGAACTCGCTAACCTGCCCGGTACTGCGCTCTGAAATGGATGCCGCGTTGACAAAAAAATTGTATAGGGCATCGCCGATTCTCATTGACGACAACAAACCTGATGGAAATGCGTGGGGATTACGTTTCCACTCAAGGCTGTTTCACATGGCTGAAGATAGTCATCACTTTAGAGAATCGGCGACGCCAGGCCGTTTGGCTCTGTATGAAGCAAAGATGATTCATCACTACGATCATCGGTGGGCAACCTACGGGTCGAATGGGGAAAGTAGTGACGTTCCCGTCGATCAGAAGAAGGATCCCAGCTTCACCGTTCTACCGCGATATTGGATTGAACAGAACGAAATCGAGCTGCGTCTTGGTGAAAGGGGGTGGGGTCGAAATTGGTTGATTGGATGGAGAGATATTACTAGCGCGCATGTGCTGCGAACGGTAATCGCGACCGTTATTCCAAGGTTGGCATTGGGAAATACTGTGCCGTTTTTGATGTCCGAGCAATCGCCGCCGAAGCTTGCGTGCCTACTTGCAAATCTAAGCTCTTTGGTTCTGGATTTTGTTGCACGAGTTAAAGTGGGTGGAACACATCTGACTTATGGCTATCTAAAGCAATTCCCAATCCTTCCGCCAGATAGATACGACGAGACCAGTCTCGCGTTCATCGTCCCGCGCGTGCTGGAACTCACTTACACCGCCCACGATCTGAAAGCCTGGGCGCAAGACCTGGGTTTTGAAGGCGCGCCATTCAAATTTGACCCCGACCGCCGTGCCGAAATTCGTGGCGAGCTGGACGCCTACTACGCCCGCCTCTATGACTTGCACGAGGACGAGCTTCGCTACATCCTGGACCCCGCCGATGTGATGGGCGCAGACTACCCGAGCGAGACCTTTCGGGTGTTGAAGAACCGGGAGATGAAGGAATTCGGCGAATACCGCACCCAGCGGCTGGTGCTGCGCGAGTTTCGACGCATGGCCATTGCCGATGCAAACGGCCAACCCTACACCAGCTTGCTGAACCCACCTCCTGGCGTTCACCCGTTGCCCAGCTATTCAGCCCATGGCGTGATCCAGGACGAGACCGATGCCCACCTCGCCGGTTTGCTGATCACTTTGATCGAACAGGGGCAGCGATTGCCTCGACGCGAGCTGAACGACGTGTTCGTGCTGGCTGGGCAGACTGAATTGCATGAGCGCTTGCTCGACGCCCAGGGCCTAGGCCTGCTGCGCAGCTTCATGCAGTCGCACACTGGCATCTTTGACATCGAGCGTGTGGCGGGCAACCGCGTCCAAGAGCGGCTTCGTCACTTCGAGACCCGGGGAGTGATTCGGCTGATCTCGGCTGGTGATTTGGTGGAGCGCATTGTCACCGTGCCCTTGCCCGCCGAGGTTCGGGTGAGCGCCCAGACCGCACCGGTGGCGACCCTGCTGGCAGCAGCAGCCAAGCAAGCCTTTGCGGCGATTGCACCCACCGCCGACACCCAGGCGGCAACGCCTTCGATGAAACAAGCCTGA
- a CDS encoding HNH endonuclease produces MNPLQRALIEKLGHDHGFEHVLASDSAAVALVSARHAAAAKVVAPPTGGYMVHFAADTPALLPEMNRSFGPQRVGADFVAESEAALATLLRRAAGLARALPSQAAQDYEASVATQLAQLPEGLGGTEVERLVRQRVGQQKFRDAMLDYWGGACAVTGVALPEVLRASHAKPWSECSSDAERLDVFNGFLLVANLDALFDRFLVSFDDGGGLLVSSRIGHAELRQLGFATDLKLHWVTEQHKSYLAWHRARCSDIRSLA; encoded by the coding sequence ATGAATCCGCTTCAACGCGCCCTCATTGAAAAACTTGGCCACGATCACGGCTTTGAACACGTGCTAGCCAGTGACTCGGCCGCTGTGGCTTTGGTCTCGGCGCGGCATGCCGCTGCAGCAAAGGTGGTGGCACCACCCACGGGCGGGTACATGGTGCACTTCGCCGCCGACACACCCGCGCTGCTGCCTGAGATGAACCGTTCTTTTGGCCCGCAGCGTGTAGGGGCTGATTTCGTTGCTGAGTCTGAGGCTGCCCTGGCAACGTTGCTCCGTCGTGCAGCCGGACTGGCGCGTGCCCTGCCCAGCCAGGCAGCCCAGGACTACGAGGCATCGGTGGCTACCCAGCTGGCCCAGTTGCCTGAGGGGCTCGGCGGGACAGAGGTTGAGAGGCTCGTGCGCCAACGCGTTGGTCAGCAGAAGTTTCGTGACGCCATGCTTGACTACTGGGGCGGCGCATGCGCGGTAACTGGTGTTGCCTTGCCCGAGGTGCTACGTGCCAGCCACGCTAAGCCTTGGTCGGAATGCAGCAGCGATGCTGAGCGGCTGGACGTGTTCAACGGGTTCCTGCTTGTGGCCAACTTGGACGCGTTGTTCGACCGCTTCTTGGTCAGCTTCGACGACGGTGGGGGGCTTTTGGTCTCGTCTCGAATAGGACATGCCGAGCTACGACAGCTTGGTTTTGCGACAGATTTGAAGCTGCACTGGGTGACCGAGCAACACAAAAGCTACCTGGCATGGCATCGTGCGCGCTGCAGCGACATCAGGTCATTGGCTTAA